The Silene latifolia isolate original U9 population unplaced genomic scaffold, ASM4854445v1 chrun_scaffold_16, whole genome shotgun sequence genome includes a region encoding these proteins:
- the LOC141637255 gene encoding uncharacterized protein LOC141637255, with the protein MEFLSRQLSQAEKKDMLTGLKISRYAPTFSHLFYADDAVLCFKATPESFEVLRDLFKEFESASGQMINLNKSFIKFSPNAPTDFKSHLRSILKMKSSSSFGTYLGVTVDIPRNRSQVFHPIIDKLTTRITSWSSLHLSQPCKLLVISAILFASLNHLIAALPFPLGICRKIDSLIAAFWGAMIGNDILYIGSSARLYMHLKITGIACVATIFSLVWYLSCGGCNLIDYLLENWKRKKDKLVCKPLGAGCIPLRRVTTDTEPTPDLSDLLLPSGDWNTAVIFRLFDPSTAKLIIAMEPPLPGIDDFLYWKFIEDGNYSIKTVYLYLWHKSFGMSSSSLLTSFPWSCIWQLPGSTKFSLLFWWLAHNIMPISTNLNELGVPISLVCHLCDSSAETTDHLFRSCTIAQHVWQSSALGISSQANAAISFTRWLADLVSYLSHQSSGSYNPLLYFGCVLQAIWSVRNSVVFHQCHVDSLRICQLADHLFSSHQKFPETWRSLTGSTSLVPNPIPTLFPPKSTSEAFCFYVLVDKLNSNNCYYASISNSLTGGNHLTFIKASSTLAASTRALLITMRRAQSAGYTSVSFSISCRKLSVVLAQLLPVPICGRNSVHEIRHLFVIYPFWW; encoded by the exons ATGGAATTTTTATCTCGTCAACTCTCTCAGGCCGAGAAAAAGGACATGCTTACGGGATTAAAAATATCGCGCTATGCTCCAACTTTTTCACACTTGTTCTATGCGGACGACGCAGTACTCTGCTTTAAAGCCACACCCGAATCCTTTGAGGTTTTAAGGGATCTTTTCAAGGAATTTGAATCTGCTTCGGGGCAAATGATTAATCTCAACAAGTCATTTATCAAGTTCAGCCCAAATGCCCCCACAGATTTTAAATCACATTTAAGATCTATCCTTAAGATGAAGAGCTCCTCTTCATTCGGTACCTACTTGGGTGTTACTGTCGACATTCCACGGAATCGTTCCCAGGTTTTCCATCCTATTATTGACAAACTGACAACTCGTATTACATCGTGGTCTTCACTGCATCTTAGCCAACCATGTAAGCTTCTTGTCATTTCTGCCATCTTGTTTGCCTCCCTTAATCACTTGATTGCAGCTCTTCCGTTTCCTCTTGGAATTTGTCGGAAAATTGATTCTTTAATTGCTGCTTTCTGGGGCGCCATGATTGGAAACGACATTCTATACATTGGCTCAAGCGCGAGACTTTACATGCATCTAAAGATAACGGGG ATCGCGTGTGTCGCAACCATCTTTTCTTTGGTCTGGTATTTGTCGTGCGGTGGATGCAATTTGATCGACTATTTGCTGGAAAATTGGAAACGAAAAAAAGATAAACTTGTTTGCAAGCCGCTGGGTGCAGGGTGCATTCCTCTTCGACGTGTAACAACTGACACGGAACCCACTCCTGATTTATCTGATTTGCTCCTTCCCTCCGGTGACTGGAACACAGCTGTTATTTTCCGTCTGTTTGATCCTTCCACTGCTAAGTTAATTATAGCAATGGAACCTCCACTCCCTGGTATTGACGACTTCCTCTATTGGAAGTTTATAGAAGATGGTAACTACTCAATCAAGACGGTCTATTTGTACCTTTGGCATAAATCTTTTGGTATGTCTTCTTCATCTTTGTTGACTAGTTTTCCATGGTCATGCATTTGGCAACTCCCGGGTTCAACTAAGTTTTCACTGTTATTTTGGTGGCTCGCTCACAATATTATGCCAATCTCGACTAACCTGAATGAACTTGGTGTGCCTATCAGTCTAGTTTGTCATTTATGCGATTCTTCAGCTGAAACTACGGACCATCTATTCCGATCTTGCACCATTGCTCAGCATGTGTGGCAATCTTCCGCTCTTGGTATTAGCTCACAAGCAAATGCTGCGATATCTTTTACTCGATGGCTTGCTGATTTGGTTTCTTATCTTTCCCATCAGTCATCAGGTTCTTATAATCCTCTTCTTTACTTCGGATGTGTCCTGCAAGCTATTTGGTCTGTCCGAAATTCCGTAGTTTTCCACCAGTGTCATGTGGACTCTTTGCGAATATGTCAGCTTGCCGATCATCTCTTTTCTTCACATCAAAAATTTCCGGAAACATGGCGCAGCTTAACTGGTTCCACTTCCCTGGTACCAAATCCTATACCGACattattccctccaaaaagcaCCTCTGAAGCATTTTGTTTCTATGTGTTGGTCGATAAGTTGAATTCGAATAACTGCTACTATGCCTCCATCTCGAATTCTCTCACTGGAGGAAATCATCTGACCTTTATCAAAGCTTCATCTACTCTGGCGGCATCCACAAGAGCTCTACTGATTACAATGCGTCGTGCCCAATCAGCGGGCTATACCTCTGTCTCTTTTTCCATTTCATGTCGAAAATTATCAGTAGTTCTGGCACAGCTATTGCCAGTACCAATATGTGGGCGGAATTCAGTTCATGAAATTCGCCACCTTTTTGTCATTTACCCTTTCTG GTGGTAA